The DNA segment TAAATTTCAATCATTGCCTAAATTTAGGGGCTAGAAAAGTCAAAAGTCAAAAGTCAAAAAATAATTAATTACCACTGACAACTGACAACTGACCACTGACAACTGACCACTGACAACTGACAACTGACCACTGACAACTGACAACTGACCACTGACCACTGACCACTGACTAATGACCAATTTTCTTTTGACTTACTCTTCGTAATCCAGGAGGACTTGTATCCAATTTGGAGGCTGAGGAATTGGATTACCCAGGCGTTCTAATAGCAGCCATGCGGCCAAATGTACGACTAACAGATAAACCAGGTTACTCAGAAGTACCATCCCCACTGCAAATACCTGAATCGCCACTAAACTTGGCTCTATAAGTAACCCCAGTTTCAGAAATACCCACTCCAACATCTGCGTCACTTGGGTGATTAGATAAACCCACACATCTTCGCCCAGCAGGATTGAAACCAGCCAGAAGCGAAAAAAGAATCCAATGGTTCCCAAAAGCGTACCTAAGCATATAGATACAGTCCAGCCGGTTTGGCGTCGCCAACAAGCCCCCAGGAGAACGCCCAACAAACCATAGGGGATCAAAAACTGAATGCTGCGCGGCGGGCCCATCAGCACCGATAGCAGCAATCCCGAAACCAAAGCTGCCATCCAAGCAGCTCGTTTGCCCCACCGCAGGTAAAGCAAGGCAATAGGCACCGGGAAAAATATTCGCAACAATGGGCCAAGGGGAAAATAGTAGTTAACCAGCCAAATCAAACTGGCGGTACTGGCTAAAAAAGCGGTTTCCACCAGCACCAAAGGGGCTTCGGCCCGAACTTTTGGTTCGGACAGATGAGGATTGGAAGCAGAAGAGGCTACAGGCTCTCTGGCAGCCGAT comes from the Argonema galeatum A003/A1 genome and includes:
- a CDS encoding DUF2232 domain-containing protein, with product MSESFEESPESAAREPVASSASNPHLSEPKVRAEAPLVLVETAFLASTASLIWLVNYYFPLGPLLRIFFPVPIALLYLRWGKRAAWMAALVSGLLLSVLMGPPRSIQFLIPYGLLGVLLGACWRRQTGWTVSICLGTLLGTIGFFFRFWLVSILLGEDVWVYLITQVTQMLEWVFLKLGLLIEPSLVAIQVFAVGMVLLSNLVYLLVVHLAAWLLLERLGNPIPQPPNWIQVLLDYEE